The following is a genomic window from Penaeus chinensis breed Huanghai No. 1 chromosome 38, ASM1920278v2, whole genome shotgun sequence.
atcatcatcattattactatagttattattatcacaatcatttattactagtattattgttattattatcatcattatcattataatttttattatcatcatcatcattatcattattattatcgttgtcattatatttatatattatcattttattattatcaatttattaatgttattattaccattatattattattattattattatcatcattatcattatcattattgttataatataatcattgttatcatcatcattattattattactattatcattatcatcgtcattatggttattatcattaacatcaatactgttattatcattattaacatcataattattatattgcaaTTATTTCTGTTCGATAGGTAATGGTCATATGGATTAATGATAACATGgccattcttgctattattatcaccattatcattattctcatcattattattatgagcattgtcAATAAGgttattaatattaccagtaATATTATATGTTCCATTCAGTCTTAAGTATTTAATCAATTCTTGTAATTATAGTCTCACATGGGATGATTGTATTTGAAAGACGTAATTTGCTTTCAAATATTAAGACTATGTATCGAGAGGGAGTGTAAATATTACTTAAGCAAATAAAAATGTCATGATTTATACAATTTATTCAAATTCAATTTAACTCAGATTGAATACAgttattttctcactttcttcgtGGATTAAAATCACCGTAAAATTTTCGAGAGCGATTTGAAAAGCGAgtccagttttcttttctttttcttgcaagGACATCTGTGACGAGGTGTCCTGCTCGAGGGCGAGGTTTTTGAGGACGACCTTCGGGGAGGCGAGGGTGAGATATCCATTGGCTGAGATTCTAGCGTCGATATTGATTTCCTGTTTACGTCTTGAGGTCGAGCGAAAAAGCCCTCGCGTTTGGCTGTTCCTTGAGGAGGAGGTGCATCTCGAGGGACATCTGTCGAGGAGACCCTGTCGAGCTCCGAAGCGTTTTGGACGTCGATGCCTCTTCCTGCCATGTTGTCGTTCATGTTCTCCGTCATGACCATGTTCATGTTCTcgttgcggttgttgttgttgttattattgttgttgtcattgttgttgttgttattgttgttgctgttgacgacgatgttgatgatgagttCGACCGTGAGGATGATGGAGCTCATGACAGCCAGGACGTTGACGCCGGAGCCCGGGGATGCGCACTTGCTCGACCTCCCTTCcagacctccctcttccttcgtcaCACTTCTCCCGTTCGCCTCTCCCTTCGTcctgcctcttctccttctcttgtccCTTTCTTCAAttgtacttctctttctctcgttcccttcttccttcgtccctcttctccttctgtcgttctcctttccttcgtccctcttctccttctgtcgttctccttttccttttcccttcctcttatccttctctcatcCGCCTTTTCAGTCCCAATGGCATGTCCTTGCAAccctcttgtttcttctccttgCATGCTTGCAAGTGACCCACTGTGCTGTAATGAAGGAGGAAGTCCTCTTACAGCTTCCAGGGCGCCGAAGTCCCCGCTCAGGATGGAGGACGGGGCTTGGGCGTCGATCGCAGGGACGAGAGCGCCTTGGAGAACCAAGGACATGATGAGGGTAGAGAGGATGGTGTGTAATTAATTTCTCCGTAAATCTAATTCTTTGGTGGAGGTATTTTTCGATTGGTGGTTCCCCGAAGGTGCTTCGGACAGCATAACTTACAGTAAGACTCCTCTTAATATGACCTTATGATGGGAAGCTCTGGCGATAATCTCCTTTTCTCGTATTGTGAAGTACCACTCGAGGTCCCTAAACCATGTTCGGAAAGCCACAGATGACACTGCCTGTTCTCTTTCGCACCTCACGCCACAACAACATTTCTCAGACTGTGTTCAACTCATTCGAGTGAAGACGTGATTCAGCGCTTTTACGCTTCAGTCTTCGTTTTTTCTGCAATTTCGGCTTTATGGACGGTGGCAGAAAGTAACATTTACCTTGCACTTACCGAAGCACGGGCTATGTATTGACCCAGTGGCCGAGTGAGATTAACTACACGCCCTTGTGAGAATGTTCTGTCAAATAAACCGAAATAATTCCTGTAATAAAGGTTCTTACGTTGATCTATAAACTCGTTAAGACGCATTCCGGAATATAATTCAAGCAGCTCCTCCCACTCGAGCTCTCGGCCTCATGATTTAAGAGCTTGAGAAACCTTCTAGAGTAAAGCCCAGCGAACCGCGAGGAGAGGCGTCCTAGAGGCGACACTCCAGCGTCCTCTTCGAGTCTTTCGTGCCTTCCCACGAGCTTTAAGGAGCACGTTAAGAGGTCATGACACGAGGACCTTAGCGAGGCTCGAGGCTGTGTCCGCGGGAGGTCGCAAGGACACTGGGGCTCCTGCAGGGATCTCCGACGACGCTGAAGGAACCCCTGGAGGAGGACTGGCAGGCTCCGACGTCCTGCGCTGTTGCTGTTAGAGTTGGTCTGCATCGTAGCCATCACCATATTCATGTTcaggttgttgttattgttgttgttgttgttattgttgttgttattgttgttgttattgctattgacgTTGTTGACGACGTTGACCATGAGCTGGACCGTCATGATGACCGAGCTCATGAGGGCGAACACGTTGACGCCGCCACCCGTCTGGGCGCAGCGGGGACCCCTCCTCAGAGCTTTCTCGGCCTCCGTCCACGTCCAGAgcttatccttctccctcgcaTCCTTCGTCCACCCTCCAGGGAAGTTGTAATCGAAGGAAGTCGCTCTCGAGGGAAGCACTTCGCGGAGGGGTTGGGGCGGAAAGGTGGCGGGAGAGACTTCGACGAGGTTCTTGATCAGAGCGCTGACCATGCTCCCCGTCGCCAGGAGGcaagtacttaaaaaaaaagtttatctgtTACATGTTTcttcaaaaaaaatttttttgaaaGATTGAAACCCGGGTATgtcaaatatgtatttatctatatattttccgtTTGTCCTCGCCTCTTCGTCTATTTtcaccatctcccccttcctatctctctgtcaccccctctccctgtctttctaccTCTGTTATTACACATTCTTCTGTTATAATTGTTCTGTCTATTAGTTTCAATCATCTTTCTATACGATTTTATATTTACCCGGCTATTCATCCAACTATATGCCTATCACagtctatttacctgtctgtctgtctgtctctatctttctatctatctatctatatctatctatctatctatctatctatctatctatctatctatctatctatctatctatctatctatctatctatctatctatctatctatctatctatctctatctatctatctatctatctatctatctatctatctatatgtacacacacacacacacacacacacacacacacacacccatagcaAGATAGCAAGAGAAAAATTTGTCAAAACATAAATCAAAATATGTTAACCCCTCTCCATAATACATCCTTATAACTGTTAGAATTAtgttttgattttaaaaatacTACTTATGTGGtaaatatttgtgataatgatattcatgttcCCACAAGTGTAAGTGGATTTCGCTTATTAAATTGAGAAAAATACCTCAACAAAgcagaatgaatatataatacctTTTCGATGAAAATACACACGCggacacgtacgtacgcacgaaCACAAATCACCAAGAATTCCCATTTCACACGAAATAAATAATTAGCATattcaacaacaacacaaacactcgacttcatttcttttttttaaatcaagtacttaaatgaatacataaaaatcaCCACAAGTCTTTCTGAGAACCGATAGCGTTCAGCTAATAAGATCAGATCAttaaaaatgataagataattgAAAATGACTTGATAGGGTTTCAGATCACTTAGCAATGACACGGTAGATGACTCAGCAAAGTTACTCAGCAGAATCACAACAGATGATTTAGCAGAGACTCACAACAAAATGACTCATCAAACTCTCACAACAGATGACTCAGCAAAATGACTCGACAATAACTCTCGGTAAAATAACACGACAGTGACTCAGCAAAGACTCATAGGAAAATGACTCAGCAAAGACTCATAGCAAAATGACTCTGCAAAGACTCACATCAAAACAACTCAGCAGGGATTCACAGTAGCGCGTCCGGGGCAGTGATGTGTACGTGAGTCAACAGTACACTAAGTCCAAAGTTTACACTGAATTTCGTCGCTCTCTTCACGGGGCTGTCTGAccggaacgggggaggggggggttggatcTCTGGCAGgaaaatttgtttatctatttttctgtctatttttctcggtctgtcttctctctttttatctctttttccctcgttttttatttttattgttcgttttttttattcctcttttcgttttttttcttcttttgttttatatttttctattgtgctctctctttcttactctctctctctctctctctctcacattttcctgCCCGCTTGTTCACATGGAATTACAAACGTTCTTTTCAGTAACACCTGACCTCTAAGCAACATATTTCACAATCGCGTTGAAgattaaaactatttttttatggCTTATAATGATATCCATCTGTTTATTCCAAGTAAGCAATTAATacaatcttctctttttcttttacactgTGATAACTTTGGTCTGTCATCCAAGCTGATTGAATAAGTTTATCAGTAACAAAGAATGTAACTAATTTTCCAAAAAATGATAGATGGTCGTAATGATGGATCTTTTACCGACggttatcatatatatcacatgatAATTTTGACGGACCAATGTTCTCTTATGTGTAATAGTTAAGAATCTTATTTTGATCGTgggattcaatttttttttagataattttttCTTCAAGGCTGAGAATCTTAGGGTGCTATAATCTTGCTGTTATATCTCGTAGACTTTAATTTAAAGATTATTctgggaaagaaatggagagagagagatagatagatagatagatagagagagagagagagagagagagaatgagtgagagagagagagagagagagagagagagagagagagagagagagagagagagagagagagagagagagagagagagagagagagagagagagagagagagagagagagagagagagagagagagagagagagagagagagagagagagagagagagagagagagagagagagagagagagagagagagagagagagagagagagagagagagagagagagagagagagagagagagagagagagagagagagagagagagagagaagagagagagagagagagagagagagagagagagagagagagagagagagagagagagagagagagggagagagacagacagacagaaaaacgacACAAAAATACATTAATCAAAGAATTAGGAATAAGTACTTTTTCACAAACTCAACAATGGCCAAATCATTCCATCCCTTTATTATTAACACAGTAGTCTCTTTCTGTTCCCGgtaaacaaaacaacacattgcgaaaaacaaatatatgtattttacaacAAATACAGCAACTGATACGTTCGTCACAGTTAaatgacaaacaaatacacaaataaaataagtaaatagatgaattgataaacaaataaacaaaatagataagcatatatccaccatcttttctatatatttttatagttatatgatttacataattttcataatcatgcAGTTTAGAAGttctataaacatataatttataatttcaaAAAATATACAATTCATTTCTCTAACCACATTATCTTGTAATTATAATCACGATTTTATACTTTCATCATCAAATCTAAaatattttcctcctcatcaCAGCTCCCCCCTCGCAAGGTCGTGGCGGGGGTCGAGGAGGCCATCGGCGCCGCCCTCCACGTCCCCCGAGGCAAAGGAAGCGACGTCCAGCACCGACGCCAGATCCGGGAGACCCagctcctcctgcagcgccttcGTCGGGAGCTCGAAGTCGAAGTCCACCACGTCGAAGAGGCCGTCTAGCTCCGCCCACTTCTCGTCGGAACAGGCCGGGTGGGTGGAGCTACAGTTTGAGCCCCGCCTCCCTCCCGCGCCGGCTGAGAGGAGGGCGGTCTCGCGCGCGGCTTGTGGGCGGGGGTAGGAGTCGACGAGGGCGGCGCTGGGGGAtcaggagggagggtgaggttattgctgttgctattgttgtgaagatgattatcactgtttcttttatgaacattatcatcacttattttcattgttatggtTTAAACCAATATTTTTTTCCGTTATCCTATttcatatcactattactatcatgatcatcatcaccagtttTACCATTGTTACATTACCATCACTTATCAATATCAATtctaatatattttacattatactgACAGCAGCAGTATCACcagcagtaatagtaaaagtagcaaTGGTTATTGGATTATAATaatgtattagtaatagtagtaggtttCACAGCTGTTATTGTATCAATTGGTTTGCTgttctagtaatagtagtaggtctAATAGCTGTTACTATGTCAATATTTTTGCTATGCTTGTTGTTTCAGTTTATCGAGgaatacatatctatccatctatctacctatacttCTGACCGTGTGTGACGTAACAGTCCACCTTAATCTACTCACCTGAACACTTCCGCTAAAACGTCCGCCAGGTGTCCACGGGTCACCGCCAGCCTGTTGATTTCACACATGTTCCTGAGGGCGCAGGCGAGGTCAGAGGTCATCATCGCCGTCCGAAGACCTCGTATGAAGTCCATAGCGACAAGAGATGTcacttgttcttcgtcttttaaTCGCCGATTCTCCCTATATCTGTGACGAAGAAATCACGTTACACCTTTACTAATAGTCGTGTTTTTCTGTTCTAATGACCATCGTATACATCAATAGCGTATAACAAATTTcggtatttacttatttacgtaTACAGTGTAGATAATTATAAGAGACATGGATAAGCACAAACATCATTTATAATTGAATAAACCtaaaatgaatatacattaaAACGAATCCACAGAAAATATACaagtaaacataaaaacacagataaatacacaaataactacaaacacacaaaatataacaaatgtAACCAAAAACACAGACGCGGTACGCACTCATTCATGATAGCCTCCTCGAGGTCTCGCTTCCCTCGCCCCATGGCGGGCGGGATGGACACTGTGTTCGAATTCTCTTGCCCGGCGTTGCTGTTGGCTACGTTGATGTTGcccaggttgttgttgttgttgttattattgttgttattattgttgaggtTATTGTTGACGTTGTTGGCTACCTGCGAAGTTTGggaattataatattgatattttcaaTCTTTCTGAGACCATGTGTATATTTGATTAATAGCGAGGGTAAATTGCCAGATCTGACGTGGTTGATAATATATAACAAGCAGTATAAGATCTCTTTAAATTTCATTTTACAACTAAGCATTACGTATCCTAGTAATTGTCTACGGTCCATCTATGATTATAGCATGACCCACAGGATGGGAACCACTGTCTTAATACGTGATAAAGGGGAATGGAATGCATTGCTACTAGTTGGTTCTGTAATACCGTTGTCTATATAAATATGGAGGACAATATAACATGGAGACCAACACAGCGTAGTATAATAGATACACgaaaacatacagatatacatagaactACGAAGGCTACTCACCATAGCGACGAGGTTCACCacagagaacaagaaggagaggaagctgTACGTGTTGAACCCTCCGCCGTTGAAGTCCTCGCAGGCTCCGTCACCTCCGTCAGGAAAATATACCATGGGAGGGGGCGCTTCGGTGGTGGTGGTCGCAGGGGGGGAAGGAGCGGACATCTTCTTCATCAGGACACTCTgtgactccctctcctccctgaatAAGCCGAAGGGATCGAGTAAGGACGTCAGGGATTTCAGTGACGGGAGGAGGCTCGAGGTGGAATAGGATGTCTGTCTAACTGGTGGTCTGATGGCGTTCGGTATCCTTAGAGGATGTGTTCTGGGAGGCTGCGGTTGAAATGGGCCTGGGAAATGTCCTTGGCGATTCCTGTAGATTCCTGGCATCCTGTGGGTCTCCAGAGTCCGTTGCAAAGGCGGCATCCAGGGCGTCGCCGGCGGGAGAGGTCCTGTCCCCCCGCCACTGAGCTTTCGACACCAACGCCACACAAAGCACGACGCAGAACACTACACATGTTTTTACAACCATACTCAACCAAGTTTTCGTTTACGTGTAATTTCAACCAATATATTCACCAAAATCAGTTACGAAAATAGTAATGAATACACTTCTAAGACACCAATAAACGTGCTTCCGAGTGTCTACACAGAAAAGGAAGAACGTTTTTAGTTGTGATAATCTCAGCACACGGCGAACGGAGAAGGAaggtggcagaggaggagggaggagaggagaggaagccaATGGGGGACTGGAGTAACGGAGGAGGGCCGGCGTaacaggggcgggggagggagaacagggtggggggggagagagggaggagagagagggagagagaggagggagtagggagggaagatTACGGGACTAACGAAGAGTTCCTGATTCCCAAACAAACTACTTGACAGCCATATTTGAAAATCAACGCAAGAGAGTAGCTACATTTAAAACGAACAATAAACCttcacaaataaagaaaaacaaaaaacacgagtACGAAGCCCATTTACTATAATAACGCGCATAATGCATAACGCACACACCGCATTCTAAACCGGTGCAGCTGCTATTCGGACTGAAACTCGCAAGTCTCGACCCCTGTGTTATTCGGTCATTCGGTCGAACAACAATTCGCGAACGCAGAAAACATGAAACCAGCTCTTGCTCGAACCAAATCAAAGTGCGAATTATACTTGCGAACCGTTACTTTTATTTTGGTCTAAAAGTCCAgctaattattttctttgttgtgattattgttatcaatattgtcattactcttaatattattgttatcattactgatattatcattattattattattattattattattattattattattattattattattactattatcattattgttattattatggttattattgttgcagctgtcgttttgttgttgtcgttgttatttattattatcattattactgttattatcattattataataattattattatcattattattatcatcatcatcatcatcgccaatgctattatcattactattattattgttattaatatttttattattatcattccccttattattattattattatccttattattattattattattattattattattattattattattattattattatcattatccttattattattgttattattattatcattatccttattattattgttattattattatcattattatcattatcattatcattatcattatcatcatcattattgttgttgtagtctttattatcattgtcatcaacatcgttattacttttgctattgttttcttcacaattagtattgtcattattattatcattacttaattgccaacatcaccatcattattatcattgttcttcttcttatcatcatcatcatcatcatcatcgccaatattattattgttattatcattattattattattattattattattattattattattattattatcattatcatcattattatcaacatcattgttaccattatcataattattattattatctttattatcattattattattattattgttattatcattatcattatcattattattattattattatcattattattatcattgctattattatcattatcgttattattactatcattattgttattactattattattattatcattattatagttattattattattattattattattattatcattattattactatcattatattattattattattattattattattattattattattattattatctttattttatattattattaacattgccctcatattactatgattattattataattttacattattattattattgttattatcatccttatcattatcattatcataattgttatcatcatcattatccttactattatcattttcattatcattattattttcattattcctactactggtactatattaatataatcattattatcgttgtattgtcattattattactttaatataatttataacgattatggtaattatgaatgctattattaacatcgttatcattaacttccgttcattatcgatattatcatggtatatttttcttctctttatcattttctttatcattatgattgttactattattatgattatcctttccgtcgatgttataattatcatcatattttttactagttatTGTTTGCATTGCTTTCACTGATATTACCCCTATCATAGatgttgtcattgttttcatcattagcgatattattatttctaaaaggAATTATAACGGCTAAATATTTCctgatttttttaaagaaaaactatatatatatatacaaatatatatatatatatatatatatatatatatatatatatatatgtgtgtgtgtgtgtgtgtgtgtgtgtgtgtgtgtgtgtgtgtgtgtgtgtgtatgtgtttatatatatatacatatatatatatatatatatatatatatatatacacacacacacacacacacacacacacacacacacacacacacacacacatatatatatatatatatatatatatatatatatatatgtgtgtgtgtgtgtgtgtgtgtgtgtgtgtgtatgtgtgtgtgcatgcatgtatgcatgtatgtatgcatttatctagTATACAATCGattaaatagctaaataaatgataatcagaCGTGGAAATAGTGACATTATAGAGAGTTGAGTATAAGTAGTATGGGAATAAATACGCCAAAAATCAGACATTTCAAATTTAATGAATCATATCAATTCATAGCACCTTTGTACAGatacgtaaaaataaataatgtttgTAAAATCTATAACTTACATGCAATTTTGACCAGCTGCAGTCGCACATGTATTGGGTAGAATAGGtaattaaatatgaaaataaatcaaacaaaggacaagaaaactaagaaaataacAAGATATTAAAATGAACATTGAcataaatggaagaaagaagtCTATTTACAAAATGGTAGCTCATTCTAAAACTTCAAAATCAATTAATTATAGCTAATCA
Proteins encoded in this region:
- the LOC125045918 gene encoding GATA zinc finger domain-containing protein 8-like, yielding MSSIILTVELIINIVVNSNNNNNNNNDNNNNNNNNNRNENMNMVMTENMNDNMAGRGIDVQNASELDRVSSTDVPRDAPPPQGTAKREGFFARPQDVNRKSISTLESQPMDISPSPPRRSSSKTSPSSRTPRHRCPCKKKKRKLDSLFKSLSKILR
- the LOC125045826 gene encoding probable serine/threonine-protein kinase DDB_G0267686 translates to MVYFPDGGDGACEDFNGGGFNTYSFLSFLFSVVNLVAMVANNVNNNLNNNNNNNNNNNNNLGNINVANSNAGQENSNTVSIPPAMGRGKRDLEEAIMNEYRENRRLKDEEQVTSLVAMDFIRGLRTAMMTSDLACALRNMCEINRLAVTRGHLADVLAEVFSAALVDSYPRPQAARETALLSAGAGGRRGSNCSSTHPACSDEKWAELDGLFDVVDFDFELPTKALQEELGLPDLASVLDVASFASGDVEGGADGLLDPRHDLARGEL